GATTTTCGACCTGTTCCCAAAGTTGTGACTCTGTTTCCTAATCCAAACGAAGGTGGTAGCCAAAAATGACATGATGTGTAATTGTTTGTATGCTGTGgaccaaaactgaaaatatttttctatAGTTCAAGTCACATATGGTATATGTCATATGGCTTTTTCAAACAtctggtattttattttttagaataaTGGATACTAGTGTCATGAATCCAATGTAATGGTTAAACTATATACATGAGAAGTACAAACAGGAGCTAAACAGTTTCATGTCAACTTTATATGGCAATCATCGCTCAGGGCTATGTGTCTGATGGCGTCTTCTGTCCCATGGTTGCCAAAATTTGGTTAGTTAATCATGTAGGCCTAAATACTGCTACAGGTTTTGGACCAGggtttgctttaaaaaaaacttacaaatattgtaataataataataatattgtggtgacttaattttattatttatggtCCAGTTGTTGCCTAGGTGGAGGTGGGGTGGGGGACAAGTGTGTGTGGGGCCCCTAAATCCTAGCTACACCCCTGTTGACAGGTGTCATGGCCTACATTTCTCTCTCAGAGGGGGGCGGACGCATCAGAATCAGCAACATTCATATCTAAAGTTTGGTGCTATCCGCCGGGTTACCTCACACAGGCTGGCTCATGTTTCCAGCCTGCCTCTCACATTCGCAGGgtatggctgtctgtctctcggCTCTCGGTCCAGAATAGACGTGTCGCCAACTTATAGACCCGTCGTTAACAGCAGCACCGCGGTCACAGCTCTCTGACCCCCGTCAGCTGCCGTCCGTCTGAACACATCCGCCTTCTTCTTCAGCTGCAGCTCGTTTCCGCTGTCCGGTAGTTCAGTAGATGTGAGTTTAATCCGTCAGTGGAGTCAAATGCCTGAACCGGAATGGATAAACGTGGTGAAATGTGGCTTTGGGATGTATGAGAAACGCGCCCTGCTGCTGTGCAGCTCCTGCTCCGTGAATTACTACGATTACTGGGAGCTGTCTGCCAGCTGCGACTGCTGCAGCCTGTCCGCAGGTAACAACCAGGCACTGGACAGTTCATTAGACACGTTCAACTGTCAGCTGTGTCTCCAATTAGCTAGTCATTTTACAAcaattactttttcttttatatataattcaactttattgaaaacaatgaataataCAAAGTCAGACATCATAGTAGGagagtcattttaaaaaagtgactAAAATTGAACAGTTATGTAAAGGGGGTAGTAGTAGACAAATTGTTATTCACATGGTCAAGAGACTtcattagaataaaatatatatcaaaaaACTATTTAACAGGGGGGTGATTTTCCAAATTTAGATGTACGTATAGGAGATCTACCCAATAGGATGAGGTTTGTCATAACattcaattaattaacactgctttcaaaataaaaaacatatttgacatTGGATTTCACAGTGACCAGTActtataaaaatatatgaaaaatatatGTTCTCAAGTGAATATAATGTgaaaaactataaaacaaaTGTACCATTGTTTCAGGTTCATTGttgcaaaatgtacatttttcaaCTAAATCAACAAACCTTGACACCATTACATTAGAGAGGTAGAAATTGTTCAACACTTTAACATGTATTGCTCTAATTTTGTTAGAAATACAGAATTTAAACTTCGCCTTCTGCCATTCAATGCCGCATATTTGTGAGTTTCACACTGATTTCCCTCTTGGCAAGATTTTCATTTTAGAAGAAAAACATTGCCTTATATGTTCATCGGTACATTTAGAATTTTTAATTTCTATCCCATTTAAAAGTAACACAGATTCTATTCTAAGTGTATCTtggcaaaatgtgttttttttttgttttttttttattaactggCATAAAACTGTGGAAATGGCCTCAACCACAAATCTAAATTCTCTGTAAGTCATAGGAAAAGCTTTCACCTTTGGTTTCATAGCCTAATAAATGGCCACTACTATCAAATACATCAGTAACAAAGATGATACTTTTATCTATCCAACACTGCAAGAACAGACTCTTGTTTTATAACAGTGATAAGTGAAAAGTCATGTACAAAACAAGTTGCACATTTTATAATTTAAGGGGTAGTTTGGCGAATGTGCGATTGCATACTTTCAGCAATaactttttctttacttttcttcGCATTTGCATCACTGAACCATTTCTTAATAGACTATTTTGGACCAACAGGCAAATTTTAGGCAGATATGAGGATTATGTGTATACTGATTCAGTCACAGGTTTTTATATCCTTGCCCACTGACGGTTACTTAAAAGTCTGTGCCAAGTTATTCATTATATAATGCAAATATCTTAATAGACTGGGACTCTACAGCATTAAGTAATGGTGAAACAGTATTGTGACTGGGGGTCCTTGATATAGGCTTAAAAAATGGACAGTAATAGGCAACAGTACACAATACAATAGGCATTGTTCTAGCTTTCAGATATTCTGTCACATTCAAGATTTAAGATGATATAAAGTGATGCTGCTTGGCATGAAAATTTAACATATTAAGATACATTAGACAACTTACATGGTCAAATAAGCTCACAATATGCCCAAAATACAAACTATGAATTTAAGATATCTCTTTTTGTTCCGAATTTCATAACAGCCTAGAATACTCATGTATGCCCTCAGTGGatgcataaataaacatgacagtgcagaaaatgcttgtgaatgctgaaaggtaaaACAGCAATCTTCAAGCAcaaatgcactgcactgcagaAAAACCTGGAAGCTGAAATGTGAAACTTGCAGAGTTGGAAGTTGAAGAACTGCAATACATTGTGAGAAAAAACTTGAAGCTAAACTGAAATACTGTTAAAGGTGGGAATTGAAATTCACTGAAAAGACTGAAAGAAGAAatgctttgtatttttaaacttgtaaaaagtaggaaaaaaaatacaagcatcataacattttgatattttgaggTTTCTGTAAAAAAATGCATAGAAAAAGTATATTTACTTAGTGACCTGTTTAAAGTTAAATGTACATAAAAGTTTGGGCAGTAGAATTTCAAAGTGGACTAAATTGAAGATTTGAACTATTGAACtattgaaaattaaattatcatccaggggcttttattttgaaaactcaTCTTTGTCTGATCATCACGACCATGACCATCGTTTGATCTGATGGACATAAACAACAAAGTATGTTTCCTCCATCTGTCCCCAGGGATATTTGGCCAGCGTTTAGAGGACACAGTGCAGTATGAGAGGAAGTTTGGCCCCCGGCTGGCCCCCCTGCTGGTGGAGCAGTGTGTTGACTTCATCAGGGAGAGAGGTTTGGACGAGGAGGGTCTCTTTCGCATGCCGGGACAGGCCAACCTGGTCAAAGAGCTGCAGGAGGCCTTTGACTGCGGGGATAAGCCTCTGTTTGACAGGTAGGACAGAGAGGAGCGTTACAACCAGCTTTCTGAGATGTAAATGACAGAACATCCAGTTGACATCTCTTTCTGTATTCTCTTGCAGTAATACAGACGTCCACACGGTGGCATCCTTGCTGAAGCTGTACCTGCGAGAGCTGCCTGAACCAGTCATTCCCTTCTGCAAATATGAAGACTTTCTAACCTGTGCACAGCTTTTGGCCAAAGACGAGGAGGAGGTATGTGCAGTatactctgtgtttgtgtatttatctatgtgagtgtgtgtctaaCAATTGTTCAATCTTATATCAGGGGGTCCAGGAGCTGGGAAAGCAAGTTAACACTCTACCTCTACCTAACTACAATCTCCTCACCTACATATGCAAGTAAGTATATTATCTGGTAATGTCACCAGTTTTCAAGAACGATGTGTGTTTCTAACGTTGTTATCTCTGCTTAGATTCCTCGATGAGGTCCAGTCCCACTCCAGTGAGAACAAGATGAGTGTCCAGAACCTCGCCACAGTATTTGGACCAAATATCCTTCGACCCAAGATGGAGGACCCAGTCACTATCATGGAAGGTATGGCCGATGATCGCTGACGAAATGACTGCATTCATGGTAAAAGTCACAACAAGTCACATTACACCTTGTACTGTCCGTAAATATATGTATCAAACTTGCTGGATGTGCAGGATAAAAACTGATCTCCTGTCTGTGATCCACAGGCACCTCTCTGGTCCAGCACCTGATGACAATCCTCATTAGGGAACACAACCGCTTGTACTCAGGAAGGGACCAGGAGGGACCCACTGCACCCCAAACAGAGCTCCCTGTCCAGGGTCATCAGCTCCAGCATCGCAGCCTGGGCGCCTGGATCTCAGAGGAAGACCTCCAGAACTGCCCGGTGTCCAACCCTGACCAAGAACTGCACAGCAGTGCCTCATCTCTGGATGCCAAACTGTGTGCAGCTGTCACTCCCACCCAGACCCCTAACCTGAACCCTGGACCAAAACTGGGGTCTCCATCAGGGAAAGGCGAGACGGTGGTTAGCCCGAGTAAACAAGCCAAGTCCATACCTTCCTGGAAATACTCTTTCAAAAGCTCTTCGGCTCCTCGTTCACAGCCGCAAGGGAAGCAAAGCAGCGGCGGCGGCTCTGCGGCTGATGTGACTAGTGTATCATCtggtgggggtggaggtgggagtggaggtggaggtaACTGGCTCATGAATGGTTTGTCCTCCTTGAGGGGACACCGGCGCACCTCATCAGGCGAGCGGTCCGCCCGTGATCGTGACTCCACGGGCTCTTCACAGAGACTGTCCACCTATGACAACGTCACCTCTTCCTCAAGCATGGGGAGCGTCCCAAGTGTCTCCAGCACACCTTGGTCCACTTCCTCCTGCGAAATCTCCGTCCCCGACTCGGGAAGTGAACCCTCACCAAACCAGAACTGTGGAGTAGGGGGTGAAATTGGGGAAAAAGGGGAGTGGATGGAGAGCCAGAGGGAGATTGACAGAggaagggatggagggatgacgACAGACCCGAGCTCTGAGCAGGACAGTTGTGAGGCCATGGAGTTGTGCAGTAGCAGCGCAGCCTGCAGTGAGAATGGAAACATGGCCATGGCGGCCGGGGTGCCATCCATCATTATGTCTGAGGATGGGGACGGGACAAATCTAACACTGAGCTGTCTGGTGGAAGGACTGAAGGAAGAGTTGAGGAAACAGAAGACTTCATACGAGGCCAGGATCCAAAAGTAAGTCTGGGGGTTCCCAAACTTTCAGTCACATGTATGTAGATTCTCTCATGGGGCGCGTTTGTCCCCAGTCTGGAACCACTCTGCTCTACAGTAGAAACCAGCTATCTTTTTTGTCACTGAGCCCTATCATGTGCTAGACCCTTCCCTTCAAGcttaaaaacactggatccaATAATTCCCATGGTGCAACTCAATAGCATCTTTTTATTAGAGCCTCCCTGCCTGGTGGACGTCCACAGctttcaaactccacacacCCAGTTTGTAACGTAGGCTTTGTGTTAAATTGAAGTCTGTAAGCTGTGACTCTCCCTggagctacaaatatttttccttgagcctcccttaGCAACTGGGGGAAAATGTAAGACCCTCCCTCCCCAATaaccatatttttttaatgttcatacCAGATGTAGGTATTAGAGCCAATTCAACGAACAAACAGCACAGAGGGATTTAGAGTTATCATCAAAACAAAAGGCTAATTTCCTGAGCAAAATGCAAATCCAGAATATGGGTGCATGACAGCCACCAGTCCTACcacacaaaaccaacaaaatctaataagaaaacacatcaaacacacagcacacacagccaGTATTAATAAACCGTAACATGCAACACTAACTGCAGTGCCCTGAATAATAATATCAGTAATTTAGCATGGCAGCCATTATCAGATTTTAAAAACGTACCCTTTGAGGGTGAGTTGAAAAaggaaaagttaaaagttgaaaaacaaaatcttggacacttttttgccaaatgtaaataaaaaaataaataaattaaaaaaataaagtgattttgataaaatatcactattttcaGCTTAGAGTTGGTGCCTGAGGGTGTTTGCCtcacatgatgtgttcaaggactgtTGGAAATTTGACTATCCaacaatattttctgttttttttttcagttcctGGCTTTAataaatgatgtaattttggtaatttaaaagaaaacatgcctttaaAACTAGCTGGCAGGTTTTGGGGTTCAGAGggtgtttaaaataaatacaaaacacaaccatttaACGTTGTACGCCTCTCCCACAAGCCAAAATAACCCATGCATCACCCCCCTCCCCATTTGTAAGTTACAAACAGTCCCCAACCACAATTAaccttttccttctctctcaaACCTTAGTTTGAACAGTTGTCATTGTAATTGTTTAAAGGTAGAAAGTATTTCCGATGAAAATTGTACAAAGACTTATTTTTTACGTTGTCTTAAAATACTGTGAGCTTTCCAAAAGAATTGCCATTGAGATATCTCCAAATATTACCAAAGCTACCTGAATGCTTAGACATCAATAGAGGTGAtggtgattttaatttaagacCTACAAGATGGTTGCATTTCTATGGGAAAAAACAACTTGCAGAGTGCAGCTTAAAGTTTTGCCTTAATAACACCAAAGCATTTCAAAATGTAGCCCAACAGTAAAGGTGAATGTCAATGACCTCTGCCTTCTGTCTGTGATGTGTTTCATCCCCTCAGACTGGAGGAGTCCAGTGCTGCTCTGTGTGCACAGATGGAGCGTTTGGAACAAGAGatggagcaggagaggaagaagcAACGCATGCTGGAGATCAAACTACGCAACTCGGAGCGGGCGCGCAAGGATGCAGAGAACCGCAATCGGCTTCtggagaaagagatggaggatTTCTTTTCCACACTGGGAGATCTGGCCCTGGGTGCGAGGACTAGTGACATTTGATACGGCATCTGTCTGTGGCCAAAACTGTCA
The Epinephelus moara isolate mb chromosome 13, YSFRI_EMoa_1.0, whole genome shotgun sequence genome window above contains:
- the si:dkey-191m6.4 gene encoding rho GTPase-activating protein 22 isoform X1, producing the protein MTAMLSPKIRQTRRARSKSMVMGEVSRGSCRPASPSLQEGALKAGWLKKQRSIMKNWQLRWFVLRSDQLFFYKDEEETKPQGCIPLQGCQVNELTANPDEPGRHLFEIVPGGTGEKDRAPISHESFLLMANSQTDMDDWVKAIRRVIWAPFGGGIFGQRLEDTVQYERKFGPRLAPLLVEQCVDFIRERGLDEEGLFRMPGQANLVKELQEAFDCGDKPLFDSNTDVHTVASLLKLYLRELPEPVIPFCKYEDFLTCAQLLAKDEEEGVQELGKQVNTLPLPNYNLLTYICKFLDEVQSHSSENKMSVQNLATVFGPNILRPKMEDPVTIMEGTSLVQHLMTILIREHNRLYSGRDQEGPTAPQTELPVQGHQLQHRSLGAWISEEDLQNCPVSNPDQELHSSASSLDAKLCAAVTPTQTPNLNPGPKLGSPSGKGETVVSPSKQAKSIPSWKYSFKSSSAPRSQPQGKQSSGGGSAADVTSVSSGGGGGGSGGGGNWLMNGLSSLRGHRRTSSGERSARDRDSTGSSQRLSTYDNVTSSSSMGSVPSVSSTPWSTSSCEISVPDSGSEPSPNQNCGVGGEIGEKGEWMESQREIDRGRDGGMTTDPSSEQDSCEAMELCSSSAACSENGNMAMAAGVPSIIMSEDGDGTNLTLSCLVEGLKEELRKQKTSYEARIQKLEESSAALCAQMERLEQEMEQERKKQRMLEIKLRNSERARKDAENRNRLLEKEMEDFFSTLGDLALGARTSDI
- the si:dkey-191m6.4 gene encoding rho GTPase-activating protein 22 isoform X3, with the translated sequence MPEPEWINVVKCGFGMYEKRALLLCSSCSVNYYDYWELSASCDCCSLSAGIFGQRLEDTVQYERKFGPRLAPLLVEQCVDFIRERGLDEEGLFRMPGQANLVKELQEAFDCGDKPLFDSNTDVHTVASLLKLYLRELPEPVIPFCKYEDFLTCAQLLAKDEEEGVQELGKQVNTLPLPNYNLLTYICKFLDEVQSHSSENKMSVQNLATVFGPNILRPKMEDPVTIMEGTSLVQHLMTILIREHNRLYSGRDQEGPTAPQTELPVQGHQLQHRSLGAWISEEDLQNCPVSNPDQELHSSASSLDAKLCAAVTPTQTPNLNPGPKLGSPSGKGETVVSPSKQAKSIPSWKYSFKSSSAPRSQPQGKQSSGGGSAADVTSVSSGGGGGGSGGGGNWLMNGLSSLRGHRRTSSGERSARDRDSTGSSQRLSTYDNVTSSSSMGSVPSVSSTPWSTSSCEISVPDSGSEPSPNQNCGVGGEIGEKGEWMESQREIDRGRDGGMTTDPSSEQDSCEAMELCSSSAACSENGNMAMAAGVPSIIMSEDGDGTNLTLSCLVEGLKEELRKQKTSYEARIQKLEESSAALCAQMERLEQEMEQERKKQRMLEIKLRNSERARKDAENRNRLLEKEMEDFFSTLGDLALGARTSDI
- the si:dkey-191m6.4 gene encoding rho GTPase-activating protein 22 isoform X2 encodes the protein MGPVCCKPDRLKKQHLQGGTGEKDRAPISHESFLLMANSQTDMDDWVKAIRRVIWAPFGGGIFGQRLEDTVQYERKFGPRLAPLLVEQCVDFIRERGLDEEGLFRMPGQANLVKELQEAFDCGDKPLFDSNTDVHTVASLLKLYLRELPEPVIPFCKYEDFLTCAQLLAKDEEEGVQELGKQVNTLPLPNYNLLTYICKFLDEVQSHSSENKMSVQNLATVFGPNILRPKMEDPVTIMEGTSLVQHLMTILIREHNRLYSGRDQEGPTAPQTELPVQGHQLQHRSLGAWISEEDLQNCPVSNPDQELHSSASSLDAKLCAAVTPTQTPNLNPGPKLGSPSGKGETVVSPSKQAKSIPSWKYSFKSSSAPRSQPQGKQSSGGGSAADVTSVSSGGGGGGSGGGGNWLMNGLSSLRGHRRTSSGERSARDRDSTGSSQRLSTYDNVTSSSSMGSVPSVSSTPWSTSSCEISVPDSGSEPSPNQNCGVGGEIGEKGEWMESQREIDRGRDGGMTTDPSSEQDSCEAMELCSSSAACSENGNMAMAAGVPSIIMSEDGDGTNLTLSCLVEGLKEELRKQKTSYEARIQKLEESSAALCAQMERLEQEMEQERKKQRMLEIKLRNSERARKDAENRNRLLEKEMEDFFSTLGDLALGARTSDI